In Streptomyces sp. NBC_00306, a single genomic region encodes these proteins:
- a CDS encoding DNA glycosylase AlkZ-like family protein codes for MSSAQRIEVRREQVLAHRVAAHGFDRASAAPGVLDLGVQDTPYGSARLALAARSASAEGLELVWSFRGAPHLHSRASLPGLATALWPVGDTDATARIDTAVIKEGARLGVEAFRLTAEAFRDTVTTPMAKGEVSTAVSAAVPPSLTYWCERCGAQHISGLLFQQAGLFGATGVGVEGGRTVLAPLEHGFPVPAEASGTAGLVRAYLRHLGPATPAEVAKYLGTKPAVVKGLWPDDLAEVRIEGRTSWLPERDLDALVSAESEFASTFRGLVRLLPPGDPFLQARDRSLLVPDKDRAKEIWRAIGGPGVLLTGSEIAGTWRAKAAGRRLDLTVTPFGPLSAAVRKAVEAEADTVAAARGARDVRLRFA; via the coding sequence GTGAGCAGCGCGCAGCGGATCGAGGTCCGGCGGGAGCAGGTGCTCGCCCATCGGGTGGCGGCTCATGGCTTCGACCGGGCCTCCGCCGCACCGGGGGTGCTCGACCTCGGCGTGCAGGACACTCCCTACGGCTCTGCCCGGTTGGCGCTCGCCGCTCGCAGTGCGTCCGCCGAGGGGCTGGAGCTCGTGTGGTCGTTCCGTGGCGCGCCGCATCTGCACAGCCGCGCGAGTCTTCCCGGTCTCGCCACGGCGCTCTGGCCGGTCGGCGACACGGACGCGACAGCGCGGATCGACACCGCCGTGATCAAGGAGGGGGCGCGGCTCGGGGTCGAGGCTTTCCGCCTCACCGCCGAGGCGTTCCGCGACACGGTCACCACCCCGATGGCCAAGGGCGAGGTGAGTACCGCGGTCAGCGCCGCCGTGCCCCCGTCGCTGACGTACTGGTGCGAGCGGTGCGGTGCCCAGCACATCTCCGGGCTGCTCTTCCAGCAGGCCGGGCTCTTCGGTGCGACCGGGGTGGGCGTGGAAGGGGGCCGGACCGTTCTCGCTCCGCTGGAGCACGGGTTCCCGGTGCCGGCCGAGGCATCGGGCACCGCCGGGCTGGTGCGGGCGTATCTGCGCCACCTCGGCCCCGCGACACCCGCCGAGGTGGCGAAGTACCTCGGCACGAAGCCGGCCGTGGTGAAAGGGCTGTGGCCGGACGACCTCGCCGAGGTGCGGATCGAGGGACGGACGTCCTGGCTGCCCGAGCGCGATCTCGACGCCTTGGTATCGGCGGAGTCGGAGTTCGCGTCGACGTTCCGGGGGCTCGTCCGCCTGCTGCCGCCCGGTGATCCGTTCCTCCAGGCGCGGGACCGGAGTCTTCTGGTGCCCGACAAGGACCGCGCGAAGGAGATCTGGCGGGCGATCGGCGGCCCGGGCGTCCTCCTGACCGGCTCGGAGATCGCCGGCACCTGGCGTGCCAAGGCCGCCGGCCGCAGGCTCGACCTCACGGTCACGCCGTTCGGGCCGCTGTCCGCAGCCGTACGCAAGGCCGTGGAGGCCGAGGCGGACACCGTGGCCGCGGCCCGCGGCGCGAGAGACGTCCGGCTGCGGTTCGCGTAG
- a CDS encoding MFS transporter, whose translation MGARRSLGREFAWLWSAYAISTFGTRLAFGAFPLIAILVLHAGAAEVAALAAAGLAVGAAVALPLGPWVDFRRKRPVMIAMDLARFTALISIPVAYALDLLTFVQLLVVSVVVSAAEITFGAAGGAFLTSLVPPQDLLVANGRFEATTWTATMLGPPVGGAAIGLFGPVMTVLADAVSHLLSAAAIRAIGSKEAPPAGAGARPRLRAGDVLDGWRHILAEPALRPLFFNTVLVNGLIMATSPLLAVLMLGQLGFAPWQYGLAFAAPCIGGLIGSRLARRLVARYGSHRVLLTSGWLRACWLLALAFTGPGAAGLLLVMAVELGLITCMGVFNPVFVTYRLDHIETDRIARTLSAWSVTSKATIAALTALWGLLAGLTGPRTALAIAGLLMLATPLLLPRQSLTADRAR comes from the coding sequence ATGGGCGCCAGGCGGTCGCTGGGCCGGGAGTTCGCGTGGCTGTGGTCCGCGTACGCGATCAGCACCTTCGGCACACGGCTCGCGTTCGGGGCCTTCCCCCTGATCGCGATCCTCGTGCTGCACGCCGGGGCGGCGGAGGTCGCGGCGCTGGCCGCCGCGGGCCTGGCGGTCGGCGCGGCCGTGGCGCTGCCGCTCGGGCCGTGGGTGGACTTCCGCCGCAAGCGCCCCGTCATGATCGCGATGGACCTGGCCCGCTTCACCGCGTTGATCAGCATCCCCGTCGCGTACGCCCTCGATCTGCTCACCTTCGTCCAGCTGCTCGTCGTCTCCGTCGTCGTCTCCGCCGCCGAGATCACCTTCGGGGCGGCCGGTGGGGCATTCCTCACGTCACTCGTGCCGCCGCAGGACCTCCTGGTCGCCAACGGACGGTTCGAGGCCACGACATGGACCGCCACCATGCTCGGACCGCCCGTCGGCGGAGCCGCGATCGGGCTGTTCGGTCCCGTGATGACCGTGCTCGCGGACGCGGTCAGTCACCTGCTGTCGGCGGCGGCCATCCGCGCGATCGGCAGCAAGGAGGCACCTCCCGCAGGCGCCGGTGCGCGGCCCCGCCTCCGCGCCGGCGATGTCCTCGACGGATGGCGGCACATCCTGGCCGAGCCGGCCCTTCGTCCCCTGTTCTTCAACACGGTCCTCGTCAACGGCCTGATCATGGCGACCTCACCGCTGCTGGCCGTCCTCATGCTCGGTCAACTCGGCTTCGCACCCTGGCAGTACGGCCTCGCCTTCGCCGCGCCCTGCATCGGCGGGCTGATCGGCTCACGGCTGGCCCGCCGCCTCGTCGCGCGGTACGGGTCGCACAGGGTCCTGCTCACATCCGGGTGGCTGCGGGCGTGCTGGCTGCTCGCGCTTGCCTTCACCGGCCCCGGCGCTGCCGGGCTCCTGCTCGTCATGGCCGTCGAGCTCGGGCTGATCACCTGCATGGGAGTCTTCAACCCGGTGTTCGTCACGTACCGACTCGACCACATCGAAACGGATCGCATCGCCCGCACGCTGTCCGCCTGGTCGGTCACCAGCAAGGCCACCATCGCGGCATTGACCGCCCTGTGGGGCCTGCTGGCCGGCCTCACCGGGCCGCGCACAGCACTCGCGATCGCGGGCCTTCTCATGCTGGCCACGCCGCTGCTGCTCCCCCGTCAGAGCCTCACGGCAGACCGGGCGCGGTGA
- a CDS encoding PPOX class F420-dependent oxidoreductase, translating to MSKPPLPDEAVAMLTKANPAVVTTLRSDGQPVSTATWYLWDDGRVLINMDEGRKRLEHVRNDPRVSLTVLDEGNWYTHLSIIGRVAELVEDKELLDIDRLAQQYLGKPYPQRDRRRFSAWIEIDRWHGWGTLKDNSRPG from the coding sequence ATGTCGAAGCCACCGCTCCCCGACGAAGCAGTCGCCATGCTGACGAAGGCCAACCCGGCAGTCGTCACGACCCTGCGTTCGGACGGCCAGCCGGTGTCCACGGCCACCTGGTACCTGTGGGACGACGGCCGGGTGCTGATCAACATGGACGAGGGTCGCAAGCGCCTGGAGCACGTGCGGAACGACCCGCGTGTCTCGCTCACCGTGCTCGACGAGGGCAACTGGTACACCCACCTCAGCATCATCGGCCGCGTCGCCGAGCTCGTCGAGGACAAGGAGCTGCTCGACATCGACCGGCTGGCCCAGCAGTACCTCGGCAAGCCGTACCCGCAGCGGGACCGCCGCCGGTTCAGCGCATGGATCGAGATCGACCGCTGGCACGGGTGGGGCACCCTGAAGGACAACAGCCGGCCCGGGTGA
- a CDS encoding SpoIIE family protein phosphatase: MAVLGIDEDNRICYWGPGAEGLFGHDSAEVLGKAAAVLFSDGPDDSPGPSVRLAEHGRTLGYWRGRLPARHRNGEVFDCGFRAFRVVGTDSTSMVLALASRSDVLDRVKTNLAFLDSLFETTPIGLVMLDDQLRYVHLNEALADMDGVSIEEHIGRPMDDIMITSDGGAYLRMLRSVAEEGRTVAGVLVGLRTPGHPDLDQVRSVSLFPLSGAVGTRSGVGGLMVDVTEREQAIMEASAARRRLALLARATARIGTTLDVDVTAREVVAAAIPDFCDAAVVEVVEWMDERALFDPQQPLVTRRIASGTVLAPPAGELVGGLDRVTYPPDSSIHRTLMSGRPLYVPVDDDFMTRTVIHRARAQLLRDSGLTGLVIAPLIARGTVQGITMFGRSAARPAFTDEDLRLAGELSSRAALCLDNARLYSRVQHIALTLQRALLPSALATSPHVQVAHRYVPGSQVTEVGGDWYDVIDLPGDRVALVVGDVMGHGVRAAADMGRLRITAKALARHNHEPADLLAELDACAQEAGIELATCLYVSYDAATGRARIANAGHPPPLVRHPDGTVEILGEVLGVPLGVGGHPFRTIETDIPDGAILALYTDGLVEARGHDIEEGLAAVCAELSQLSDQLETMADRMLSRLLPDPPIDDTVLVLARVRSTAAER; encoded by the coding sequence GTGGCCGTCCTCGGCATCGACGAGGACAACCGCATCTGCTACTGGGGGCCGGGCGCCGAGGGGCTCTTCGGGCACGACTCCGCGGAGGTGCTGGGCAAGGCCGCCGCCGTACTGTTCTCCGACGGCCCGGACGACTCCCCCGGCCCCTCGGTCCGGCTGGCGGAACACGGCCGCACGCTGGGGTACTGGCGCGGGCGGCTGCCGGCCCGGCACCGGAACGGCGAGGTCTTCGACTGCGGTTTCCGGGCCTTCCGCGTGGTCGGTACCGACAGCACGTCGATGGTCCTGGCGCTGGCCAGCCGCAGTGACGTCCTCGATCGGGTGAAGACCAATCTGGCGTTTCTCGATTCCCTCTTCGAGACGACCCCCATCGGCCTGGTCATGCTCGACGACCAACTGCGGTACGTCCACCTCAATGAGGCCCTCGCCGACATGGACGGGGTGTCCATCGAGGAGCACATCGGACGGCCGATGGACGACATCATGATCACCTCCGACGGCGGCGCCTATCTGCGGATGCTGCGCTCGGTCGCCGAAGAGGGACGGACTGTCGCCGGTGTTCTCGTGGGGCTGCGTACCCCTGGTCACCCGGATCTGGACCAGGTGCGGTCGGTGAGCCTCTTCCCGCTCAGCGGCGCGGTCGGTACACGGTCCGGGGTGGGCGGCCTGATGGTGGATGTGACCGAGCGGGAGCAGGCCATCATGGAGGCCAGTGCCGCTCGTCGGCGTCTGGCTCTGCTGGCCCGGGCCACCGCGCGGATCGGTACCACCCTGGATGTGGATGTCACCGCCCGGGAGGTGGTCGCCGCCGCGATTCCCGACTTCTGCGACGCCGCCGTGGTGGAAGTCGTGGAGTGGATGGACGAGCGGGCGCTGTTCGACCCGCAGCAGCCGCTCGTCACCCGAAGAATCGCCTCCGGCACGGTCCTGGCCCCACCCGCCGGCGAGCTCGTGGGCGGGCTGGACCGTGTCACCTACCCACCGGATTCCTCCATCCACCGGACACTGATGTCGGGGCGCCCCCTCTACGTCCCGGTCGACGACGACTTCATGACCCGGACCGTCATTCACCGGGCGCGTGCCCAGCTCCTCAGGGACAGCGGCCTGACCGGCCTCGTCATCGCCCCGCTCATCGCCCGCGGCACCGTCCAGGGCATCACCATGTTCGGACGCTCCGCGGCCAGGCCGGCCTTCACCGACGAGGACCTCCGCCTGGCCGGCGAGCTGTCCTCCAGGGCCGCTCTGTGCCTGGACAACGCACGTCTCTACAGCCGGGTGCAGCACATCGCCCTCACCCTCCAGCGCGCACTGCTCCCGAGCGCGCTGGCGACCAGCCCTCATGTGCAGGTCGCCCACCGCTACGTGCCCGGCAGCCAGGTCACCGAGGTGGGTGGTGACTGGTACGACGTGATCGATCTGCCCGGCGACCGCGTCGCGCTGGTGGTCGGTGACGTGATGGGACACGGCGTTCGGGCCGCCGCGGACATGGGGCGGCTGCGCATCACCGCCAAGGCACTGGCCAGGCACAACCACGAGCCGGCGGACCTGCTCGCCGAACTCGACGCCTGCGCCCAGGAGGCAGGCATCGAGCTGGCGACGTGCCTCTACGTCTCGTACGACGCCGCGACAGGGCGAGCCCGTATCGCCAATGCCGGCCACCCGCCGCCCCTCGTACGGCACCCCGACGGCACGGTCGAGATCCTCGGCGAGGTCCTGGGCGTGCCGCTGGGCGTGGGCGGTCACCCATTCCGGACGATCGAGACCGATATCCCGGACGGCGCGATTCTCGCGCTGTACACCGACGGCCTCGTCGAGGCCCGCGGCCACGACATCGAAGAGGGCCTGGCCGCCGTCTGCGCGGAACTGAGCCAGCTCTCGGACCAGCTCGAAACGATGGCGGACCGCATGCTGTCGCGCCTGCTGCCCGATCCGCCGATCGACGACACCGTCCTCGTCCTCGCCCGTGTGCGGAGCACCGCAGCTGAGCGGTGA
- a CDS encoding transglycosylase domain-containing protein, whose protein sequence is MTQNRPDGPQSPDGENTDDRRRPGLAPEDGTDTGHAEGDGGRGDVEGGDGKADRDTDAHADKKRLIDYPRRDKGGVRRWIPSWRLVVGTSFAVVTATVGAATVAYALVEVPDPTSAAEAQNNVYYWADGTQMAATGGEINRQIIGIDQIPQAMQNAVISAENKTFRTDAGVDPMGIGRAVVNMAKGSETQGGSTITQQYVKNTRLGDQPRSVSRKVEELFVSIKVGADMDKSEIMAGYLNSAYYGRDSYGIQAAARTYYGKNAKALNPSECAFLASLLKGAVYFDPAGSVDVDPAATPEANLARVTDRWKWVMNEMVKDGHLSAAERAQYPSFPMPQSISKGTQLGGQVGYLVELAKANVLKDRTLDLTSDDLARGGYEIHTTFDKKKVDQLEKAVRKVREANIKPDKRPKTDTHVQFGGASVDPRTGAIVAVYGGEDATEHFTNNADATGVPVGSTFKAFVLAAALRDGVRDPQGGATQGSAERTPVDPDTNVYSGQDKLKIKNYDGSVWLTAEGKEWLQTNDGNESYGNVSLREAMIRSANSPFVQLGMDVGIPSVRRAAVDAGLLENSLNTSDVPSFSLGTSSPSAIRMAGAYGTFADGGKQREPYSVTKVIRQGRVVHAHKDESKQAFPAAVAGSVTDVLKDVVENDAGTGRNARLPGREVAGKTGTTDGNKSAWFVGYTPQLSTAIDMYRLDDDEKNRDGTFLEMFGTGGQEKVHGASFPSEIWRTYMTEALKDQKVLRFPAPEQP, encoded by the coding sequence ATGACCCAGAACCGTCCCGATGGGCCCCAGTCCCCCGACGGCGAGAACACGGACGACCGCCGTCGTCCCGGATTGGCCCCCGAGGACGGGACGGACACCGGCCACGCCGAAGGCGACGGTGGCCGGGGAGATGTCGAGGGCGGCGACGGCAAGGCCGACCGCGACACGGACGCACATGCCGACAAGAAGCGCCTGATCGACTACCCCCGTCGCGACAAGGGCGGGGTGCGCCGCTGGATACCCTCGTGGCGGCTCGTCGTCGGCACCTCCTTCGCCGTCGTCACCGCAACGGTGGGGGCCGCGACCGTCGCCTACGCACTGGTGGAGGTCCCTGACCCGACCAGCGCGGCCGAGGCGCAGAACAACGTCTACTACTGGGCCGACGGCACGCAGATGGCCGCCACCGGTGGAGAGATCAACCGCCAGATCATCGGCATCGATCAGATCCCGCAGGCCATGCAGAACGCGGTGATCTCGGCGGAGAACAAGACGTTCCGCACCGACGCGGGCGTGGACCCCATGGGGATCGGCCGCGCCGTGGTGAACATGGCCAAGGGCAGTGAGACCCAGGGCGGTTCCACCATCACCCAGCAGTATGTGAAGAACACCCGGCTCGGCGACCAGCCGAGGAGCGTGAGCCGTAAGGTCGAAGAGCTGTTCGTCTCCATCAAGGTCGGCGCCGACATGGACAAGTCGGAGATCATGGCCGGCTATCTCAACTCCGCCTACTACGGGCGGGATTCCTACGGGATCCAGGCCGCGGCCCGTACGTACTACGGGAAGAACGCCAAGGCCCTGAACCCCAGCGAGTGCGCCTTCCTCGCCTCGCTGCTCAAGGGCGCGGTGTACTTCGATCCGGCCGGTTCCGTGGACGTCGATCCGGCGGCGACACCGGAGGCCAATCTGGCGCGGGTGACCGACCGCTGGAAGTGGGTCATGAACGAGATGGTCAAGGACGGGCATCTGAGTGCTGCCGAGCGGGCGCAGTACCCCTCGTTCCCGATGCCCCAGTCCATCTCCAAGGGGACCCAGCTCGGCGGACAGGTCGGTTATCTCGTCGAACTCGCCAAGGCGAACGTCCTCAAGGACCGGACCCTCGACCTGACTTCGGACGACTTGGCGCGCGGCGGCTACGAGATCCACACCACCTTCGACAAGAAGAAGGTCGACCAGCTCGAGAAGGCGGTGCGGAAGGTCCGCGAAGCCAACATCAAGCCCGACAAGCGGCCGAAGACGGACACCCACGTCCAGTTCGGCGGCGCGTCGGTCGACCCGCGGACCGGTGCGATCGTCGCCGTCTACGGCGGTGAGGACGCGACCGAGCACTTCACCAACAACGCCGACGCGACCGGCGTCCCGGTCGGATCGACCTTCAAGGCCTTCGTCCTGGCGGCGGCGCTGCGCGACGGTGTGCGCGACCCGCAGGGCGGCGCGACTCAGGGAAGTGCCGAGCGTACGCCCGTCGATCCCGACACAAACGTCTACAGCGGCCAGGACAAGCTCAAGATCAAGAACTATGACGGCTCGGTGTGGCTGACCGCGGAGGGCAAGGAGTGGCTGCAGACGAACGACGGCAACGAGTCGTACGGAAACGTCTCGCTGCGTGAGGCCATGATCCGCTCGGCGAACTCACCGTTCGTTCAGCTGGGCATGGACGTCGGCATCCCCTCGGTCCGCCGGGCCGCCGTCGACGCGGGCCTTCTCGAGAACTCGCTCAACACGTCGGACGTCCCCTCGTTCTCCCTCGGTACCTCCTCGCCCAGCGCCATTCGTATGGCCGGGGCCTACGGCACCTTCGCGGATGGGGGCAAGCAGCGTGAGCCGTACTCCGTCACCAAGGTGATCCGGCAGGGCAGGGTGGTCCACGCGCACAAGGACGAGTCCAAGCAGGCCTTCCCCGCCGCGGTCGCCGGCTCCGTGACCGACGTGCTCAAGGATGTCGTCGAGAACGACGCAGGCACCGGCCGGAACGCGCGGCTGCCGGGCCGTGAGGTCGCCGGTAAGACCGGTACGACCGACGGCAACAAGTCCGCCTGGTTCGTGGGCTACACCCCGCAGCTCTCGACCGCCATCGACATGTACCGCCTCGACGACGACGAGAAGAACCGCGACGGCACGTTCCTGGAGATGTTCGGTACGGGTGGCCAGGAGAAGGTCCACGGCGCCTCGTTCCCGTCGGAGATCTGGCGGACGTACATGACCGAAGCTC
- a CDS encoding TraR/DksA family transcriptional regulator — protein sequence MEDETGAAASSPAQRKAAAELIDDARASGRRLIDSLTRLWDGVVEASTMTNIDDEHDPEGATVAFERAQLRDMLTRARADLDDLDRAAERVRTGAYWVCERCGGPIAPERLAARPTATVCITCANKAAR from the coding sequence ATGGAGGACGAGACCGGAGCGGCCGCGAGCTCACCCGCCCAGCGGAAGGCCGCGGCAGAGCTGATCGACGACGCCCGCGCCAGTGGTCGGCGGCTGATCGACTCCCTGACGCGCCTGTGGGACGGCGTCGTCGAAGCGTCGACCATGACCAACATCGACGACGAGCACGACCCCGAGGGCGCCACGGTCGCCTTCGAGCGTGCCCAGCTGCGGGACATGCTCACCCGGGCACGGGCGGATCTGGACGACCTCGACCGGGCCGCGGAGCGGGTGCGCACGGGCGCCTACTGGGTCTGCGAGCGCTGTGGCGGCCCGATCGCTCCGGAGCGGCTCGCCGCGCGCCCGACGGCCACGGTGTGCATCACCTGCGCGAACAAAGCCGCCCGCTGA